In Euphorbia lathyris chromosome 10, ddEupLath1.1, whole genome shotgun sequence, a single genomic region encodes these proteins:
- the LOC136208235 gene encoding putative F-box protein At1g65770 codes for MINNGGSNHQWVDLPKELLETIGKFIGSPVDIIRFRSVCSSWRSSVSAPSFDEEIPLITLKLPDPINAAAVLYQSTIYRTEFTCQNPNSPYSSSVSNQKGWLIKLRESRKGRLELLHPLTDNKIRYIPFQFNLLEFRFVQLSKAVTLKTLAGLSVYGINKVVSVPVSTTASKDEFAIVAIFHEGKLGYLKFGDETWTLLDETNFQYDDIIEFEGQFYVVDRWGTVSWIDYSLRLIQYAPSLFGCGGQKNLVESCGNLYIVDRYLEGERRTWKDYEIVEAGRRRRYMRKCSPNAIDFKVYKLDEEWGTWIHVKSLGDQIFVLGVDCSFSVSCDEFVGGKGNCIYFTDDDDYKGRGLSNDSIRVFRLDDCVIEMMPEYSRMFWPPKFGESMSSDCAEDQ; via the coding sequence ATGATCAATAATGGCGGGAGCAACCACCAATGGGTTGATCTTCCTAAGGAACTGCTGGAAACAATCGGGAAATTCATCGGTTCTCCGGTGGACATTATCCGATTTCGTTCAGTGTGTTCTTCATGGCGATCTTCGGTTTCAGCTCCTTCATTTGATGAAGAAATTCCTCTTATAACCCTCAAACTTCCCGACCCGATCAACGCTGCTGCTGTTCTTTATCAATCCACAATTTACCGTACGGAATTCACCTGTCAAAATCCCAATTCTCCTTATTCCTCCTCGGTGTCAAATCAAAAGGGCTGGTTGATTAAACTTCGAGAGTCCAGAAAGGGCAGATTGGAGCTTCTACATCCATTAACAGACAATAAAATCAGGTACATTCCGTTCCAATTCAACTTGCTGGAATTCCGATTTGTCCAGTTAAGTAAAGCAGTCACACTTAAAACCCTAGCTGGGTTATCTGTTTATGGGATAAATAAAGTAGTTTCAGTTCCAGTTTCTACTACTGCTAGTAAAGATGAGTTTGCTATTGTGGCCATTTTTCACGAAGGGAAATTGGGATACTTGAAATTTGGGGATGAAACTTGGACTCTATTAGATGAAACCAATTTTCAATATGATGATATAATTGAATTCGAGGGTCAATTTTATGTTGTTGATAGATGGGGTACAGTTTCTTGGATTGATTACTCATTGAGATTGATTCAATATGCACCTTCTCTGTTTGGCTGTGGTGGTCAAAAGAATTTGGTAGAATCATGTGGTAATCTTTATATAGTTGATAGATATCTCGAAGGAGAACGAAGAACATGGAAAGATTATGAGATTGTTGAAGCTGGTAGAAGGAGGAGATACATGAGGAAATGTAGTCCTAATGCTATTGATTTTAAAGTATATAAGCTTGATGAAGAATGGGGTACATGGATTCATGTGAAATCATTAGGTGATCAAATCTTTGTTTTGGGTGTTGATTGTTCATTCTCTGTTTCATGTGATGAATTTGTTGGTGGGAAAGGGAATTGTATTTACTTCACAGATGATGATGATTATAAGGGAAGAGGATTAAGTAATGACAGTATCCGTGTGTTTCGATTGGATGATTGTGTGATTGAAATGATGCCTGAGTACTCTCGGATGTTTTGGCCGCCCAAATTTGGGGAGAGCATGAGCAGTGATTGTGCAGAAGATCAGTAG